Below is a window of Tolypothrix bouteillei VB521301 DNA.
TTAATAGCTTCTATGGAATTAAGTTCCATTTCAACTTTAAAACGGCGCGTATCAATATCGGAGCGTGCTAGGACTTGGTCAATGACCTTGCGAATGGTAGATTGAGAATCCAAAGCTATGAATTGCAGTTTATATAGGTCTTCTCTATGGATTGTTTCTACTTTGGAAAAAGGATGGGAGACAGGTACAATCAGCGCCAGCTCGTCTTCAGCATATGGAACGATTTCCAAAGATTCTACAAGTTCGGCAGGAATTTCACCACCAATAATGGCTAAATCAACTTGTCCGTTTGCTACACTCCAGGCAGTTCTGCGGGTGGAATGGACGTGCAATTGTACCGCTACATCCGGATATTTTTGTCGGAACATCCCAATCATCCGGGGTAAAAGATAAGTACCCGTAGTTTGAGAGGCTCCCACAATGAGAGTACCGCCTTGCAGATTTTGTAAATCTTCTATAGCGCGACAAGTTTCCTGACACAAGCTGAGAATTTTTTCCCCGTAGCTTAGAAGTAAATGTCCGGCTTCGGTTAATTGAGCACGACGTCCTCCACGGTCAAATAACGGAACATCCAGCTGCCGTTCTAAGTTTTGCACTTGCAAACTCACGGCGGGTTGAGAAACGTAAAGGCTGTCAGCGGCGCGCTTGAAGCTCCCTTCTGCAGCGATCGCTTTCAGAATACGTAGTTGGTCTAATGTGAAAGGAAGGTCAGACATAAGGCTAAACCCACGAACAAGAAAGGAGCAGCAATCTTTTACAAACCAGCGTAATGAGCCTTCACAGTTGGGTAAGATTAAGAATGCATCTTAATACGTAGAGGCTGTTTCGATAAAGACAGTAGCATATCATCTTGACTAAAGTCTCCTTTTCTACTCTCCAAATGCTTTGAAATGGATGGTGATACGCTCGTGCAGTGCTACTGAAGATAGGG
It encodes the following:
- a CDS encoding LysR family transcriptional regulator → MSDLPFTLDQLRILKAIAAEGSFKRAADSLYVSQPAVSLQVQNLERQLDVPLFDRGGRRAQLTEAGHLLLSYGEKILSLCQETCRAIEDLQNLQGGTLIVGASQTTGTYLLPRMIGMFRQKYPDVAVQLHVHSTRRTAWSVANGQVDLAIIGGEIPAELVESLEIVPYAEDELALIVPVSHPFSKVETIHREDLYKLQFIALDSQSTIRKVIDQVLARSDIDTRRFKVEMELNSIEAIKNAVQSGLGAAFVSTSAIAKELQMGLLHCAPIEGVIVKRMLRLIFNPNRYRSKAAEAFSREILPQFATPGWNLELLKSVPKAMAVSVLDGGNNGLEDD